A stretch of the Perca flavescens isolate YP-PL-M2 chromosome 3, PFLA_1.0, whole genome shotgun sequence genome encodes the following:
- the tgfb1a gene encoding transforming growth factor, beta 1a translates to MKLALLMLMAVYTVGNVSGMSTCKTLDLEMVKKKRIEAIRSQILSKLRLPKEPDQAGDEEEIPTPLLSLYNSTKEMLREQQTKIETHISPVQEEEEYFAKVLQKFNMTAKNDTPTDKPTKNIPMFFNISEIRQSVGDYHLLTSAELRMLIKKTTIASEQRVELYQGLEKSARYLASRFITNQMRDKWLSFDVTETLQKWLKGTEDEQGFQLRLFCECSETSVGSGFSFSISGIEIGRGDIGILQTMTQQPPYILTMSIPQNSSSHLTSRKKRSTETKDTCTAQSETCCVRSLYIDFRKDLGWKWIHKPTGYNANYCMGSCTYIWNAENKYSQILALYKHHNPGASAQPCCVPQTLEPLPILYYVGRQHKVEQLSNMIVKSCKCS, encoded by the exons ATGAAGCTGGCGCTCTTGATGCTCATGGCTGTGTACACGGTGGGCAACGTAAGTGGCATGTCTACATGTAAGACGCTGGACCTGGAGATGGTGAAGAAAAAGCGCATCGAGGCCATCAGGAGCCAGATCCTCAGCAAACTGCGTTTGCCGAAAGAGCCAGATCAGGcaggagatgaggaggagatcCCTACCCCCCTGCTGTCCCTCTACAACAGCACAAAGGAGATGCTGAGGGAACAGCAGACcaagatagagacacacatctCACCTgtacaggaggaggaggagtactTCGCCAAGGTGCTGCAGAAGTTCAACATGACCG CCAAAAATGACACACCGACCGACAAGCCCACCAAAAACATCCCGATGTTCTTCAACATCTCGGAGATTCGGCAAAGTGTGGGGGATTACCACCTGTTGACCAGCGCGGAGCTACGGATGCTCATCAAGAAAACCACGATAGCTTCTGAGCAGCGGGTGGAGCTGTACCAGGGTCTGGAAAAATCGGCCCGCTACCTCGCTTCCCGCTTCATCACCAACCAGATGAGAGACAAATGGCTGTCCTTCGATGTCACTGAGACGCTGCAGAAATGGCTCAAAGGGACCG AGGATGAGCAGGGTTTCCAACTTCGGCTGTTCTGTGAATGCAGCGAGACAAGCGTCGGCAGTGGCTTTAGTTTTAGCATCTCTGGGATCGAGATCGGTAGGGGAGACATAGGGATCTTACAAACCATGACGCAACAACCACCCTACAtcctgaccatgtccatccctcaGAACAGCAGCAGCCACCTCACCTCGCGCAAAAAGCGCTCCACGGAGACAAAGGATACCTGTACAGC CCAGTCAGAAACCTGCTGCGTGAGGAGCTTGTACATCGACTTCAGGAAAGATCTGGGCTGGAAGTGGATACATAAGCCAACAGGCTACAATGCTAACTACTGCATGGGGTCCTGCACCTACATCTGGAatgctgaaaacaaatattctcAG ATTTTGGCCCTGTACAAGCATCACAACCCAGGAGCCTCTGCCCAGCCCTGCTGTGTTCCCCAAACACTGGAGCCCCTGCCAATCCTCTACTACGTGGGCAGGCAACACAAG GTGGAGCAGCTGTCCAATATGATAGTGAAGTCCTGCAAGTGTAGCTAA
- the ppp5c gene encoding serine/threonine-protein phosphatase 5, with translation MAHVSENGSVKKMAEGGNDAELLKEKANKYFKDKDYENAIKYYSEALEVNPSNAIYYSNRSLAYLRTECYGYALADATKALEIDKNYIKGYYRRATSNMALGKFKAALKDYETVVRVRPNDKDAKMKYQECNKIVKQKAFERAIASDEIKKSVVDSLDIESMTIEDDYEGPKLEDGKVTLRFMKEMMDWFKDQKKLHRKCAYQILVQVKDVLSKLPSLVEITLKETEKITICGDTHGQYYDLLNIFKLNGLPSETNPYLFNGDFVDRGSFSLEVILTLFGFKLLYPDHFYLLRGNHETDNMNQMYGFEGEVKAKYTAQMFQLFSEVFQWLPLAQCINSKVLVMHGGLFSEDGVTLDDLRKIDRNRQPPDSGPMCDLLWSDPQPQNGRSVSKRGVSCQFGPDVTERFLEQNKLDFVVRSHEVKAEGYEVTHSGKCITVFSAPNYCDQMGNKGAYIHLRGSDLKPEFHQFTAVPHPNVKPMAYANTLMQMGMM, from the exons ATGGCGCACGTATCGGAAAACGGCAGTGTGAAGAAGATGGCGGAGGGAGGTAATGATGCAGAGCTGCTGAAGGAGAAGGCGAATAAGTACTTTAAAG acaaagaCTATGAAAATGCAATCAAGTACTACTCGGAGGCCTTGGAGGTCAATCCATCCAATGCTATCTACTACAGCAACCGAAGCCTGGCGTACCTACGCACAGAGTGCTATGGGTATGCCCTGGCTGATGCGACAAAGGCCCTGGAGATAGACAAAAACTACATTAAGGGATATTATCGCCGTGCCACCTCCAACATGGCACTGGGCAAGTTCAAGGCTGCACTTAAGGACTATGAGACG GTAGTGAGGGTTCGACCAAATGACAAGGATGCAAAGATGAAGTATCAGGAATGTAACAAGATTGTAAAACAGAAGGCTTTTGAGAGAGCCATTGCCAGTGATGAGATAAAAAAATCGGTTGTCGACTCTCTGGACATCGAAAGCATGA CGATTGAGGATGACTATGAAGGTCCCAAACTTGAGGATGGGAAGGTCACACTGAGGTTCATGAAGGAGATGATGGATTGGTTCAAAGACCAGAAGAAACTGCACAGAAAGTGTGCTTATCAG ATTTTGGTGCAAGTTAAAGATGTTCTATCGAAACTACCAAGTCTTGTCGAAATCACATTAAAAGAG acagaaaaaataacaatctgCGGAGACACCCATGGGCAATACTACGATCTCCTCAACATCTTCAAGTTGAACGGCTTACCCTCAGAGACCAACCCCTAT CTGTTCAATGGGGACTTTGTGGACCGTGGCTCTTTCTCTCTTGAGGTCATCCTTACCCTGTTTGGCTTCAAGCTGCTCTACCCGGACCACTTCTACCTGCTTAGGG GTAACCACGAGACAGACAACATGAATCAGATGTATGGATTTGAAGGGGAGGTCAAAGCCAAGTACACTGCCCAGATGTTCCAGCTGTTCAGCGAGGTCTTCCAGTGGCTGCCTCTTGCACAGTGTATCAACAGCAAAGTACTG GTTATGCATGGTGGACTGTTCAGTGAAGATGGTGTCACATTGGATGACCTCAGGAAGATTGACAGGAACAGACAGCCTCCCGACTCAG GTCCCATGTGTGACCTCCTCTGGTCAGATCCACAGCCTCAG AATGGCCGATCAGTCAGCAAGCGAGGAGTGAGTTGTCAGTTCGGACCAGATGTGACGGAGCGCTTCCTGGAACAGAACAAGCTGGACTTTGTTGTGCGTAGTCATGAGGTCAAAGCTGAGGGCTATGAGGTCACTCACTCAGGGAAGTGCATCACCGTGTTCTCAGCACCCAACTACTG TGATCAGATGGGAAACAAAGGAGCTTACATCCACCTCAGGGGATCAGACCTCAAGCCAGAATTTCACCAGTTCACTGCTGTG CCTCATCCGAATGTCAAGCCCATGGCGTATGCCAACACGCTAATGCAGATGGGGATGATGTAG